One stretch of Streptomyces sp. R21 DNA includes these proteins:
- a CDS encoding DUF1049 domain-containing protein, whose translation MSPKTSEKSGASGGKRLGEVMTPGRIAVAALAVLALVFIFENTRSTKIRLLIPEVTMPLWMALLGTAIIGGLCGMYFMNRRR comes from the coding sequence ATGAGCCCGAAGACCTCCGAAAAGTCCGGTGCGAGCGGCGGCAAGCGCCTCGGCGAGGTGATGACGCCCGGCAGGATCGCCGTCGCCGCGCTGGCCGTCCTCGCCCTGGTCTTCATCTTCGAGAACACGCGGAGCACCAAGATCCGGCTGCTGATCCCGGAAGTGACCATGCCCCTGTGGATGGCGCTGCTCGGCACGGCGATCATCGGCGGGCTGTGCGGGATGTACTTCATGAACCGCCGACGATGA
- a CDS encoding CocE/NonD family hydrolase, which translates to MSRRSRVRRSRTSLAVALGAALAAPLAVAAPAGAATGQYTVAALKFTVSAGGRSCTVDADLYRPAGVDRDHTAPAVLATNGFGGSKSDGSTDAIGKAFAARGYVGLVYSGLGFGSSGCLISLDDPRIDGAAASRLVDFLAGTRAADDGTKADFVTQDELGDPRVGMIGGSYGGAVQLATAAVDHRVDALVPMITWNNLAYSLDPNNAAGAGPVPGAFKWQWTNGFYLIGESQPITLPNLDPSRINSLTCLHFVSDACATIRTLNSGTYPAERTRQLLDYAHSVSPVSYLRGVRTPTLLVQGQTDSLFNLNEATATYKTLKAQGTTTKMIWQSWGHSGGRTDPASGELNLSQGNLETSYVGRRILAWFDRYLHHDKKVRTGPAFAYYRDWVTDPGSTYATARQLPAPDRRLYLSGDGKLVDNRKKVARGSREYHNLLVPTSHSESSLAGLVGLPDPAPYDTEGTYLGWTSEPLTGPLDVVGAPKVSLRVVSPAAERVQKSGDAADKLVLFAKLYDVAPDGTKTLVHRLVAPVRVPDVTKRFTVTLPGIVHRYEAGHRLSLVVAASDDAYFGNRGVKPVTITSAPGDTGVLELPVAGD; encoded by the coding sequence GTGTCCCGTCGCTCTCGTGTGCGCAGATCCCGTACGTCGCTCGCCGTTGCCCTCGGCGCCGCGCTCGCGGCACCCCTCGCCGTCGCCGCACCCGCGGGCGCGGCGACCGGCCAATACACCGTCGCCGCACTGAAGTTCACGGTCTCGGCGGGCGGCCGCAGCTGCACGGTCGACGCCGACCTGTACCGGCCCGCTGGAGTCGACCGCGACCACACCGCGCCCGCCGTCCTCGCCACCAACGGCTTCGGTGGGAGCAAGTCGGACGGCTCGACGGACGCGATCGGCAAGGCGTTCGCGGCCCGCGGCTATGTCGGACTCGTCTACTCGGGCCTCGGCTTCGGCAGTTCGGGCTGTCTGATCTCGCTCGACGACCCGCGCATCGACGGCGCGGCCGCCTCCCGGCTCGTCGACTTCCTCGCGGGCACCCGTGCCGCCGACGACGGCACCAAGGCCGACTTCGTCACCCAGGACGAGCTGGGCGACCCCCGGGTCGGCATGATCGGCGGCTCCTACGGCGGCGCGGTCCAGCTGGCCACGGCCGCAGTCGACCACCGCGTCGACGCGCTCGTCCCGATGATCACCTGGAACAACCTGGCCTACTCCCTCGACCCCAACAACGCCGCCGGAGCGGGCCCGGTGCCCGGCGCCTTCAAGTGGCAGTGGACCAACGGCTTCTATCTGATCGGCGAGAGCCAGCCGATCACCCTGCCGAACCTCGATCCCTCCCGGATCAACTCCCTCACCTGCCTGCACTTCGTCAGCGACGCCTGCGCCACCATCCGCACCCTCAACTCCGGCACCTATCCGGCGGAGCGGACCCGGCAACTGCTCGACTACGCGCACAGCGTGTCCCCCGTCTCGTACCTGCGCGGGGTGCGGACACCCACCCTGCTGGTCCAGGGGCAGACCGACAGCCTCTTCAACCTCAACGAGGCGACGGCGACGTACAAGACCCTCAAGGCGCAGGGCACCACCACGAAGATGATCTGGCAGTCCTGGGGGCACAGCGGCGGCCGCACCGACCCGGCCAGTGGCGAACTCAACCTGTCCCAGGGCAACTTGGAGACCAGCTACGTCGGCAGGCGGATCCTCGCCTGGTTCGACCGCTATCTGCACCACGACAAGAAGGTCCGCACGGGACCCGCCTTCGCGTACTACCGCGACTGGGTCACCGACCCGGGCAGCACCTACGCCACCGCCCGGCAGCTGCCCGCGCCCGACCGGAGGCTCTACCTCTCCGGCGACGGCAAGCTCGTCGACAACCGCAAGAAGGTCGCGCGCGGCAGCCGCGAGTACCACAACCTGCTGGTGCCGACCAGCCACTCGGAAAGCTCCCTCGCCGGACTGGTCGGACTGCCCGACCCGGCGCCGTACGACACCGAGGGCACCTACCTGGGGTGGACGAGCGAACCGCTGACCGGACCCCTCGACGTCGTCGGCGCGCCGAAGGTGAGCCTCAGGGTCGTCTCGCCGGCGGCCGAACGCGTGCAGAAGTCCGGTGACGCGGCCGACAAGCTGGTCCTCTTCGCCAAGCTGTACGACGTGGCGCCCGACGGCACGAAGACGCTGGTCCACCGGCTGGTGGCGCCGGTACGGGTGCCGGACGTGACGAAGCGGTTCACCGTCACCCTGCCGGGGATCGTGCACCGGTACGAGGCCGGGCACCGGCTCAGCCTCGTCGTCGCGGCCAGCGACGACGCGTACTTCGGGAACAGGGGAGTGAAGCCGGTGACGATCACCAGCGCGCCCGGCGACACCGGGGTCCTGGAGCTGCCGGTGGCCGGGGACTGA
- a CDS encoding LD-carboxypeptidase, which yields MKPLVRPARLAPGARVAVVAPSGPVPEERLEAGLDVLRGWDLDPVVAPHVLDRHAGFDYLAGTDADRAADFQAAWCDPSVDAVLCARGGYGVQRMADLLDWDAIRAAGPKVFVGFSDITALHEAFATRVGLVTLHGPMAAGIDFIKNARAQDHLKATLFAPETVCTITSPGPGAALVPGRARGVLLGGCLCLLAAELGTPHARPSARGGLLCLEDVGEETYRLDRYITQLLRAGWLDGVTGILLGSWAECDAYEEVRALLVDRLGGLGVPVAEEFGFGHCAGGLTIPFGVAAELDADAGTLTLEEPALR from the coding sequence GTGAAGCCTCTCGTCAGACCCGCTCGTCTCGCCCCCGGCGCCCGTGTCGCCGTCGTCGCGCCCAGCGGGCCCGTTCCCGAGGAGCGGCTGGAGGCCGGCCTCGACGTCCTGCGCGGCTGGGACCTCGACCCGGTGGTGGCGCCCCATGTCCTGGACCGCCACGCCGGGTTCGACTACCTCGCCGGTACGGACGCCGACCGCGCCGCCGACTTCCAGGCCGCCTGGTGCGACCCGAGCGTGGACGCCGTGCTGTGCGCGCGCGGCGGCTACGGCGTGCAGCGGATGGCCGACCTCCTCGACTGGGACGCCATCCGCGCCGCCGGGCCGAAGGTGTTCGTCGGGTTCAGCGACATCACCGCACTGCACGAGGCCTTCGCGACCCGCGTGGGCCTGGTCACCCTGCACGGGCCGATGGCCGCCGGCATCGACTTCATCAAGAACGCGCGGGCACAGGACCATCTGAAGGCCACGCTCTTCGCGCCCGAGACGGTATGCACGATCACCTCCCCCGGCCCCGGCGCCGCGCTGGTGCCCGGTCGGGCGCGGGGCGTCCTCCTGGGCGGCTGCCTGTGCCTGCTCGCCGCGGAGCTGGGCACGCCGCACGCCCGGCCCTCCGCGCGCGGCGGCCTGCTCTGCCTGGAGGACGTGGGCGAGGAGACGTACCGCCTGGACCGGTACATCACCCAACTCCTGCGCGCAGGATGGCTCGACGGGGTCACGGGGATCCTGCTCGGCTCGTGGGCCGAGTGTGACGCGTACGAGGAGGTGCGGGCGTTGCTCGTCGACCGGCTCGGCGGGCTCGGGGTGCCGGTGGCCGAGGAGTTCGGGTTCGGGCACTGCGCGGGCGGGCTGACGATCCCGTTCGGGGTGGCGGCCGAACTGGACGCGGACGCGGGGACGTTGACGCTGGAGGAACCCGCGCTGCGCTGA